The Oncorhynchus gorbuscha isolate QuinsamMale2020 ecotype Even-year linkage group LG04, OgorEven_v1.0, whole genome shotgun sequence genome includes the window TTTCTTTCGCGCCAATCTCTTCTCTCTGGCCTTTGCACACTTCTCATAACCTCGTCCATCATGATTCTTCACGACGCACTGTCACATGATGTCAGTGTCAACAACATTCTGGGCACGTTCTAGGTCGTCTTTATTTCAAGCCTGTTTCACAGGGTATTTTTCAGAAACCCGCAAACCACACCAATAATATTACTTGAGATCTTGAGATATAGAGTTAAAGTGTACCAATGTATCATCAGGGTTTCAGATGTAAGACCCATTGTGGGAGTTGACCTTTGGTCTGAAACCAAACATTTCTGTTCCCGGAACAGAGCAAGAATGCATCACATCCAAAAGTGAGAAAATAAATATTGTTTAACTATGAAACCATTGGGAAAAAGTTTGCATGATACAGTACATAAGCGTTCAATATTATACGCATTTGTAAGTGTATTTATAAATGGTTAATAGTTGGAGGTAAATAGTAGCTCACTATTTGGCAAGCACTGACTGGCTATCACACTGTTTTGATCAATTTGTTATAACCCATTTATTAATGGCTGATAATGCATTTACAAATGATTAATTAACAGTTAATAACTATTACAAACCCTTTACAAATGGAACCGTATTGTAAAGTGTTACCCTTTCTTGTTTATGTGCAATCAAGATTGTTATTAGCTCATTGTGAAGCTCCGGTTGTGACCACTGTTAGAAATCTGGCGCTGACACGCAATAGCACTTTACAATTGCCCCACCATGTTTAAAACTATGATGTTGGTGTTGTATCCATAGCTCCAAATGAATCTAAAAGTGGTTACATTTCCTCAGCTCTATTAATTTACAGTGGCAGGGTCAGGCTGTTGAAATTACAGATTGTGCCTTTTAATATATCAAAATCCTTTTACCTCTAGCCTATGTTTGGAGGGGTGTCAATTCATTAGAAAAATACATATTATTATTCATCAGTCCACTACTAACATCACATCTGCAGATAACCATTAGATTATCACTGCAGTACAAATCCTACATTAATGCTGGCTAGATAATCAGAAGCTGACTTTCAAAATCAAGTTTTCATGCCCTTCCTCAATCTTTAATTGCAATAATATCATTTTCAATATAGTCTTTAGACAATAATCCCAGCAGTATCGGATAATACCCACTTATCCTCCATAACCTATGAGTTATCCTTGCCATATTATAAGAAATAACAGGCACATCCAGCTCTTTCTTTAATCACAGACGAGTAGTCATTTGTGTGCAGTGTCctgtgtgtctggctcctagTTGGCACATAGACGCAGTATGCACACTATGTACTCAGCATGCCAAGTTGGgacaggcactgcattgcagcgcTGTGCATTTGCCCAAGTCTTGGCACACAGGCTGTCTGATCACACAGTGTAGATCATCTACTGTAAAGAACATAAGTCGACAGTATTATACCATAGTGTGCGTGACAACCCGTATGCCGGAGCTCTTCATCTGTCCTCTGTATTTTAGACGGTCTCAGTAACAATCAATCTTCTGTCTTATTAATCTCTGAAACAGATGAGGTATGTAATACATGTCTCCATTTCCCAGCTCTATAGTACACAGTCACCCTCTGCAGGGCAGTTATCCGCATTAGCTCTCTCTATGTCCTTAAATGACTCCTCCTCTCCGTCTCAcaccctcccttcctctgtctgtgtctatagCCTACCCCCCTTTCCCTGTGACACATACGCTAGACGTTGCATTGATTGTGCATAGAGAACCTCACCCTCTTCTACCACCTCAGTCTcgaatggagaaggagagaattgGAGTGCTTCTGTTCTTTCTGGTGGGCAACCTTATCTTTATTCTGAATTTATGTTTGACTTGTTTAGAGAGGACTGTGCAGTACAGGTTTGAGACTGTTTGTAATAGGAGGATGAGTGTTGGCTGACTTTCTGTGCAGGTAACAGTTAGTACAGTCTATTGAATACCTGAAAGCATATGCAGAGCAGTTCAAAACTTGCATCTCATTCCTCTGTATTAACTGTATAAGTTCTGGAAAATAAATGTTAGCTTACTGACATTTTTTGTTGGAAATAGTTGCAAAGATACTGTGAACTCTTACTCTTTTTTAAATAGAATATTAATATGCATGTTGTATTGTCTGAATGTGGATAACTTTTttttccatctcctccatctgtctTTGTCGGCAGATGCCCTTTCAGCCGGTCCTGTCTCCAGTGAAGACCTGCTCTCATCATAATGTCCCAGCTCCTGCATGTGGAGATCCCCAACTTTGGCAGCTCTGTGCTGGAGAGTCTGAACGAGCAGCGCCTGCAGGGCCAGTACTGTGATGTGGCTGTCATGGTCAACGGCCAGTCCTTTAAGGCCCACCGCGCCGTGCTGGCTGCCAGCAGCCTCTACTTCAGAGACTTGTTCAGTGGCAGCTCTCAGGGCATGTTTGAACTACCCTCCTCGGTCACCCCGTCCTGCTTCCAGCAGATCCTCTCCTTCTGCTACACGGGCAGGCTGACCATGGCCGCCAGCGAACAGCTCGTGCTCATGTACACGGCCGGCTACCTCCAGATCCAGAACATTGTGGAGCGCAGGATGAATCTCATGCTAAAGGCCAACTCTCCACACTGCGATTCCCAGACGGCCACCACCGAGGATCTGGGCTTCGAACCGTCAAGCCCCAACTACAGCCATCCGGCCCTGTTGCCAGGCGACACACTAATGGCCACTTGTAGGATTAAGCAGGAAAGATGTGAGTCCCCAATGAGTGAGGAGCACACAGCTAAGGGCCTCAAGGGCTACACCACAAGGAGCAGTGCGCAATGTTACATGAGGGCAGGAGGGAGTGGTATTGTACCCGGAGTACAGTCGTACCCTATGGCCTCTGGTGAGCGCTCTAGCCCAGGGGCCTCCAGCCTCCCAGCCACTGACAGCCCCACTTCCCACCCCAACGAGGAGGAGTTTGAAGAGGAGTTCTACGGCAGCAGCAATACAAACGGGGTTTATGGGCAGAATTATGGGCACCCAACCAACTCCTACAGCAGTAAATTATCCATCCTCTGTGTTACTTTTTTGAAGCACCAGTAGTTCTCATTTGAAACACAACTTCAGCTTTAGAATACACTGTCTAGTATTGAAATTCTGCCTCCACTTGTTCCCCCCAGTGCAGGATAAGTTGGACGTGTTGTCCCTACCTCTGGCCACTGAGAGGCGCTGTGTGCTGATCGGCAGGGACACGATGGCGCTGCCACCCAGTCTCATCAGCCAGATTGGCTACCGCTGCCATCCCACCCTGTACACAGAAGGGGATCCCGGGGAGAAGGTGGAGCTGGTGGGAGGTAAGACATAAGCAGTGACCCCTGATATAGGCCACTCTAtaatatgtatgtctatggtgcaTCTCAGCTCGCCTCAAGCACTGACTCAGTTAACACTAGAACCGCTGGGCCTTTCCGTCTTTAAGGACCCGCTAGAGAACATTGCCGGGAGTCCCCTTTAGCGTCCGCATCAGATGAATATCAACCTGCAAGGTGTGCAAACATAAGCACCAACTCTTGAAAATATATTGTAAAGGTTAAACTCTATAAAAAAATACtaatagaatatatatatatatatatatatatatatatatatatatatatatatatatatatatatatatatatatatatatatatatatatatacatacatgtaaAAATATAACAATAGTTATTTGTTTAGATGGTgtcaagttttttattttttataattctACTAAGTTCTACTGAAAAACGTAAAGCCTATTTTAATTTCCTTTataataagagcgtctgctaaatgacttaaatgtaaatgtaaaacattaGTGTAATACATTTGATACATTTATTTCTAGATTTGATTAGTAATAGAGTTATAATAAGTATTACAGATTCTTTTGACAAAGTAGAAACAGAAAATCCAGGTGTGCAGGTGAAATGATTTGCCATATTCCTCAACAGAAGTGCCAGTGCATGAATAATTGTAAAGGATTAATTGCATGAATAAATATTTGTGgaagtatatacagtggggcaaaaaagtatttagtcagccaccaattgtgcaagttctcccacttaaaaagatgagagaggcaaaGGTACACttgaactatgacagacaaaatgagagaaaaaaactccagaaaatcacattgtaggatcttttataaatttatttgcaaattatggtggaaaataagtatttggtcaataaaaaaagttgatctcaatactttgttatataccctttgttggcaatgacagaggtcaaacattttctgtaagtcttcacaaggttttcacacactgttgctggtattttggcccattcctccatgcagatctcctctagagcagtgatgttttggggctgttgctgggcaacacggactttca containing:
- the LOC124034004 gene encoding nucleus accumbens-associated protein 2, which produces MSQLLHVEIPNFGSSVLESLNEQRLQGQYCDVAVMVNGQSFKAHRAVLAASSLYFRDLFSGSSQGMFELPSSVTPSCFQQILSFCYTGRLTMAASEQLVLMYTAGYLQIQNIVERRMNLMLKANSPHCDSQTATTEDLGFEPSSPNYSHPALLPGDTLMATCRIKQERCESPMSEEHTAKGLKGYTTRSSAQCYMRAGGSGIVPGVQSYPMASGERSSPGASSLPATDSPTSHPNEEEFEEEFYGSSNTNGVYGQNYGHPTNSYSMQDKLDVLSLPLATERRCVLIGRDTMALPPSLISQIGYRCHPTLYTEGDPGEKVELVGGSGVYMTRGQLMNCHLCAGIKHKVLLRRLLATFFDRNTLANSCGTGIRSSTNDPSRKPLDNRVLNTVKLYCQNFAPNFKESEMNVIAADMCTNARRVRKRWLPKIQSMLPETKESSRSSCKGQSRACASSQTSVLSSALPFEMDFRHLTSSYLTLEQQLYAESRKETLLPHLQFVGTTRSEEGAAAAELAESETEHGPDRGGRGAQAGQGTERLSECLEKAAEVPSLSTQGKAGAGGSPSSKHTAQQEDKLLEDDQ